One segment of Methanobrevibacter sp. DNA contains the following:
- a CDS encoding PHP domain-containing protein: MKFDPHIHSVYSGDSRSEPIDILIQAEKKGLDAIAISDHNEIKGSRIARSYGGNIIVVPSIEISSDKGHILGLGVDEIIPKGLSAVETIDRIHDAGGLAIVPHPFSYYRHGLFCKVDKNLIVDGVETKNARYIFGYSNKQAETLAYNKRLATLGASDSHFLESVGDAYTEVNTKGYDSVDGILKAIKHRRCKAMGHGTSNFLVAKEVFVKKVLRRYPKRDE; encoded by the coding sequence ATGAAATTTGATCCACACATCCATAGTGTTTATTCAGGGGATTCCCGTTCAGAACCTATTGATATTTTAATTCAAGCTGAAAAGAAAGGCTTGGATGCCATTGCAATCAGCGACCATAATGAAATCAAAGGCTCTAGAATTGCAAGGTCCTATGGCGGAAACATCATTGTAGTTCCTTCAATAGAGATTTCATCTGACAAAGGCCATATTTTAGGATTGGGCGTAGATGAAATCATTCCAAAGGGTTTGTCTGCTGTAGAAACCATTGACAGGATACACGATGCAGGTGGACTTGCGATTGTACCTCATCCATTTTCATATTATAGGCATGGCCTTTTCTGCAAGGTTGACAAGAACCTGATTGTAGATGGAGTTGAAACAAAGAATGCAAGGTACATTTTCGGATACTCAAATAAGCAGGCAGAGACTTTAGCCTACAATAAAAGACTTGCGACATTGGGGGCAAGCGATTCTCATTTCCTTGAATCCGTTGGAGATGCATATACTGAAGTGAATACCAAGGGATATGATTCTGTAGATGGCATCTTAAAGGCCATTAAGCATAGGCGCTGCAAGGCAATGGGTCATGGAACCAGCAATTTCCTGGTTGCTAAGGAAGTCTTTGTAAAAAAGGTACTTAGAAGGTATCCGAAAAGGGACGAATAA
- a CDS encoding DUF63 family protein: MPTADTFLPDIVQTTFFSGYTVFNTVVYTLILVVFILAIIKMFKRLEIDPLSIFYSIIPFVFLGSSTRALVDNGIYPKTVFLITPGLYVLVGLITIFSFLFCIYLYHKKDIDYRHSLFFIGVIFSLPNIIFFSNVNFAAMAYVLITWLISSAIFIGFAFLVLYIKNNNLRFDVSQFAQKLKKYKINFSIVLAHLFDASTTYVAVEHFNYAEQHVLPNALNQLFDTYLTLFPMKIIVIVAVLYIIDQYFDDLTRKNLLKLTVFVLGLAPGLRNILTLIIGTI; the protein is encoded by the coding sequence ATGCCTACTGCAGACACTTTTCTACCAGATATTGTACAAACCACATTTTTCTCAGGATACACTGTTTTCAATACAGTGGTATACACACTAATTTTAGTAGTCTTTATCTTAGCTATCATAAAAATGTTCAAGAGATTGGAAATAGACCCCCTTTCAATTTTCTATTCCATCATTCCATTTGTTTTTCTAGGATCATCAACACGTGCCTTGGTGGATAATGGAATTTATCCGAAGACGGTTTTTCTAATCACTCCAGGACTATATGTTCTTGTAGGTTTGATAACAATATTCTCATTCTTATTCTGCATTTATCTTTATCATAAAAAGGATATTGATTATAGGCATTCATTGTTTTTCATTGGGGTAATTTTTTCATTGCCGAATATAATTTTTTTCTCCAATGTAAATTTCGCTGCAATGGCTTATGTTTTGATCACATGGTTAATCTCATCAGCAATATTCATTGGATTTGCATTTTTAGTTTTATACATTAAGAACAATAATTTAAGATTTGATGTTTCACAATTTGCTCAAAAACTGAAAAAATATAAAATTAATTTTTCAATTGTTCTTGCCCACCTCTTTGATGCATCAACAACTTATGTTGCAGTAGAGCACTTCAATTATGCAGAACAGCATGTTTTACCAAATGCCTTAAATCAGCTGTTCGATACATATCTTACACTGTTTCCTATGAAAATTATAGTCATCGTTGCAGTATTATACATAATCGATCAATATTTCGATGACTTGACCAGAAAAAATCTATTAAAATTAACAGTATTTGTATTAGGATTAGCACCAGGTTTAAGGAATATTTTGACATTGATAATTGGCACCATATGA